One part of the Asterias amurensis chromosome 11, ASM3211899v1 genome encodes these proteins:
- the LOC139943807 gene encoding caveolin-1-like, translating to MGDSVSKQSSPSATPTAALSIISSSSEPPSRQPSVRSTHSDTSVPSRQASVRSNHSHTKVPSRQPSVRSSNGATIIPRATSLISIDMADKDSDAKPGLAIETDGAKLADIETSVESDIYDMGPQLKLEYDDVFAAPDDYNIFTSITDINRKIFNKTQVVVYSLFSIILGVILSFIWAIIFGLLNVISIYVLQPASKVFFILLRVAGMIFKALIGSFCDPFYRSLALIFSRINVAALTATEARPVGMRIHNSNLQIV from the exons ATGGGGGACTCAGTATCTAAACAATCGAGCCCCAGTGCAACTCCGACCGCCGCACTCAGTATTATATCTAGCTCCAGTGAGCCACCAAGCAGGCAACCCAGCGTCCGATCGACCCACAGTGACACCAGTGTACCCAGTCGCCAAGCTAGCGTCCGATCGAACCACAGTCACACCAAGGTTCCGAGCAGGCAACCCAGCGTCAGATCAAGCAACGGTGCCACGATAATTCCGCGTGCAACATCACTCATCAGTATCGACATGGCCGACAAAG ACAGCGACGCTAAGCCGGGTCTGGCGATCGAGACCGACGGGGCAAAACTTGCAGACATAGAGACCTCGGTTGAATCTGACATCTACGATATGGGACCTCAATTAAAG CTGGAATATGACGATGTTTTCGCTGCACCAGATGACTACAACATATTCACGTCCATCACTGACATCAACAGAAAGATCTTCAATAAGACACAG GTTGTAGTCTACAGCCTCTTCAGTATCATCCTAGGAGTCATCCTATCTTTCATCTGGGCAATAATCTTCGGTCTACTCAATGTGATCTCCATCTACGTCTTGCAACCCGCCTCTAAGGTGTTCTTCATCCTCCTACGCGTTGCAGGAATGATCTTCAAGGCGCTGATCGGCTCCTTCTGCGACCCGTTCTACCGCTCACTCGCTCTCATTTTCTCACGTATCAACGTGGCTGCCCTGACCGCCACGGAGGCAAGGCCCGTTGGCATGAGAATCCACAATTCAAATCTTCAAATTGTCTAA
- the LOC139943808 gene encoding caveolin-1-like isoform X1, which translates to MQTDTRYTDPPDYSQQGAMSSYKDRGSYGRDGPTAPDEDLPPSTAPVNGGSGYRSFGDVHHIGNTADNDIYRFTPNIEYDDVFAEPSSMSRPYCSIVWLNRLILTTTQVAVNVIFSVLFGIILSFIWGIVFALANVCTLYFMQPLAKLIFVLLRPFAMILRASVRSVLDPFYESFGLMFSRIRGSFSLKASGFLPIVARNECASIQEV; encoded by the exons ATGCAGACTGACACGAGATACA CAGACCCACCTGATTATAGTCAACAAGGCGCCATGTCTTCCTACAAAGATCGTGGGTCTTATGGACGCGATGGCCCCACGGCTCCGGATGAGGACTTACCACCGAGTACGGCCCCCGTCAACGGTGGTTCTGGCTATCGGTCATTTGGTGATGTTCACCACATCGGAAACACTGCGGACAATGACATCTACCGATTCACCCCAAAC ATCGAATACGATGATGTGTTCGCTGAACCGAGCTCGATGAGTCGTCCGTACTGCTCTATAGTTTGGCTAAACCGCTTGATCTTAACAACCACCCAG GTTGCTGTAAATGTCATCTTCAGCGTCCTCTTTGGGATAATTCTCTCCTTCATCTGGGGTATCGTCTTCGCGCTCGCCAACGTCTGCACCTTGTACTTCATGCAGCCTCTAGCCAAATTGATCTTCGTGTTACTTCGCCCTTTTGCAATGATACTAAGAGCGAGTGTCCGATCGGTCCTGGATCCTTTTTACGAATCCTTCGGGCTCATGTTTTCCCGGATTAGGGGAAGTTTCTCCTTGAAAGCTTCCGGCTTCTTACCCATCGTGGCGAGGAATGAATGCGCTTCGATCCAAGAAGTCTGA
- the LOC139943808 gene encoding caveolin-1-like isoform X2, with product MQTDTRYNPPDYSQQGAMSSYKDRGSYGRDGPTAPDEDLPPSTAPVNGGSGYRSFGDVHHIGNTADNDIYRFTPNIEYDDVFAEPSSMSRPYCSIVWLNRLILTTTQVAVNVIFSVLFGIILSFIWGIVFALANVCTLYFMQPLAKLIFVLLRPFAMILRASVRSVLDPFYESFGLMFSRIRGSFSLKASGFLPIVARNECASIQEV from the exons ATGCAGACTGACACGAGATACA ACCCACCTGATTATAGTCAACAAGGCGCCATGTCTTCCTACAAAGATCGTGGGTCTTATGGACGCGATGGCCCCACGGCTCCGGATGAGGACTTACCACCGAGTACGGCCCCCGTCAACGGTGGTTCTGGCTATCGGTCATTTGGTGATGTTCACCACATCGGAAACACTGCGGACAATGACATCTACCGATTCACCCCAAAC ATCGAATACGATGATGTGTTCGCTGAACCGAGCTCGATGAGTCGTCCGTACTGCTCTATAGTTTGGCTAAACCGCTTGATCTTAACAACCACCCAG GTTGCTGTAAATGTCATCTTCAGCGTCCTCTTTGGGATAATTCTCTCCTTCATCTGGGGTATCGTCTTCGCGCTCGCCAACGTCTGCACCTTGTACTTCATGCAGCCTCTAGCCAAATTGATCTTCGTGTTACTTCGCCCTTTTGCAATGATACTAAGAGCGAGTGTCCGATCGGTCCTGGATCCTTTTTACGAATCCTTCGGGCTCATGTTTTCCCGGATTAGGGGAAGTTTCTCCTTGAAAGCTTCCGGCTTCTTACCCATCGTGGCGAGGAATGAATGCGCTTCGATCCAAGAAGTCTGA
- the LOC139943808 gene encoding caveolin-1-like isoform X3 has translation MSSYKDRGSYGRDGPTAPDEDLPPSTAPVNGGSGYRSFGDVHHIGNTADNDIYRFTPNIEYDDVFAEPSSMSRPYCSIVWLNRLILTTTQVAVNVIFSVLFGIILSFIWGIVFALANVCTLYFMQPLAKLIFVLLRPFAMILRASVRSVLDPFYESFGLMFSRIRGSFSLKASGFLPIVARNECASIQEV, from the exons ATGTCTTCCTACAAAGATCGTGGGTCTTATGGACGCGATGGCCCCACGGCTCCGGATGAGGACTTACCACCGAGTACGGCCCCCGTCAACGGTGGTTCTGGCTATCGGTCATTTGGTGATGTTCACCACATCGGAAACACTGCGGACAATGACATCTACCGATTCACCCCAAAC ATCGAATACGATGATGTGTTCGCTGAACCGAGCTCGATGAGTCGTCCGTACTGCTCTATAGTTTGGCTAAACCGCTTGATCTTAACAACCACCCAG GTTGCTGTAAATGTCATCTTCAGCGTCCTCTTTGGGATAATTCTCTCCTTCATCTGGGGTATCGTCTTCGCGCTCGCCAACGTCTGCACCTTGTACTTCATGCAGCCTCTAGCCAAATTGATCTTCGTGTTACTTCGCCCTTTTGCAATGATACTAAGAGCGAGTGTCCGATCGGTCCTGGATCCTTTTTACGAATCCTTCGGGCTCATGTTTTCCCGGATTAGGGGAAGTTTCTCCTTGAAAGCTTCCGGCTTCTTACCCATCGTGGCGAGGAATGAATGCGCTTCGATCCAAGAAGTCTGA
- the LOC139943810 gene encoding caveolin-1-like has protein sequence MVDNSNTVGAWPSGAARRNDTELQQMSVGDDPSQPLITITDEEDIYRTSAQIKVEYDEVFQEPAVFAKYSIRKISRLIYSWTQIIVYIIFSILFGILLSFLWGIIFALLNFFSVFIMQPTAKALFVILRTSSMMVRATVRSYLDPVYESFGMCFSRIKGKVTLTGGILPTTIGRAAIKEM, from the exons ATGGTTGATAATAGCAATACAGTTGGGGCTTGGCCGTCGGGTGCCGCGAGAAGAAATG ATACGGAACTTCAGCAAATGTCGGTAGGTGATGATCCATCACAACCGCTTATTACCATCACGGACGAGGAAGATATCTACAGAACGAGTGCACAAATCAAG GTCGAGTATGACGAAGTTTTTCAGGAACCGGCAGTCTTTGCGAAGTACTCGATCAGAAAAATTAGCCGGCTGATATATTCGTGGACACAG ATCATTGTCTACATCATCTTCAGCATCCTCTTCGGGATCTTACTCTCCTTCTTGTGGGGTATCATCTTCGCTCTGCTCAACTTCTTCTCAGTGTTCATCATGCAGCCCACTGCAAAGGCCCTCTTCGTAATCTTACGTACCAGCTCCATGATGGTGAGAGCCACAGTGCGGTCTTACTTGGATCCGGTCTACGAGTCGTTCGGTATGTGTTTCTCCCGCATCAAGGGGAAGGTCACGCTGACTGGGGGAATCTTACCCACTACGATTGGGCGAGCTGCCATCAAAGAAATGTAA
- the LOC139943806 gene encoding dynein intermediate chain 3, ciliary-like: MEIVYVYTKKRSEFGRQCNFSDRPAELHVDILPDESLASNFIEKNPVDRGIQCVQEMSEHEINTERFETETRGINHVEGGWPKDINPQEVEQVIRFRKKVEKDETYINTISQLATTMEHCIRQNNAINIYEDYFSDLAIEETEETPSAKTINVFRDPNEIKRTATHLSWYPDGARKLAVAYSNLEFQRASAETSLDSYIWDIENPNKPETTLKPVSPLVCLEYNPKDVHVLIGGCYNGQIAFWDTRKGSQAVEMSPVEHSHHDPVYKTIWLQSKTGTECFSASTDGQVLWWDTRKLGEPTEKLVMDPNKKGNMENAQGVISLEYEPTVPTKFMVGTEQGTIISCNRKAKTPAEKIVAIYKEHIGPVYCLQRNPFFPKNFLTVGDWTARIWSEDVRDSSIMWTKYHMSYMTDGCWSPVRPAVFFTTKMDGTLDVWDYLFKQNDPTLSLQVCDEALHSLRVQDQGHLIATGSHTGTTTLLELSSSLCTMQRNEKALVTAMFDRETKREKILESRQRELRLKRAGTSAAGNEDDEANNDEEEDLVESAEKDFFYMINADKKKQEAKNAKANQANKDVDNTIIEENGDEDGEKKDTENGEKEDKE, from the exons ATGGAGATAGTTTACGTATATACCAAGAAGCGGAGTGAGTTTGGCCGGCAATGCAACTTTTCGGACCGGCCGGCCGAGCTTCACGTTGACATCTTGCCCGATGAGAGCCTAGCGTCGAATTTCATCGAGAAGAATCCTGTGGACAGAGGTATTCAGTGTGTCCAGGAGATGTCTGAACATGAG ATAAACACAGAGAGATTTGAGACAGAGACAAGAGGCATTAACCATGTGGAAGGAGGCTGGCCAAAGGACATCAACCCGCAGGAAGTTGAGCAGGTCATCAGGTTCCGCAAGAAGGTGGAGAAGGATGAGACGTACATCAACACAATCTCGCAACTGGCTACG ACAATGGAGCATTGTATTCGACAGAACAATGCCATCAATATCTATGAGGATTATTTCTCTGATCTAGCCATTGAGGAAACAGAGGAGACTCCATCCGCTAAGACCATAAACGTCTTCAG AGACCCAAATGAAATAAAGCGCACAGCTACTCACCTCTCCTGGTATCCTGACGGTGCTCGTAAACTGGCTGTAGCTTACTCCAACCTGGAATTCCAAAGAGCATCGGCGGAGACAAGTCTAGATTCTTATATCTGGGATATTG AAAATCCCAACAAGCCAGAGACAACTCTGAAGCCAGTTTCTCCGCTAGTGTGCTTGGAGTACAACCCTAAAGATGTGCATGTACTGATAGGGGGCTGTTACAATGGCCAGATCG CATTTTGGGACACGAGGAAGGGCTCACAGGCTGTTGAAATGTCCCCAGTTGAGCACAGCCACCACGATCCCGTCTACAAGACGATCTGGTTGCAATCCAAGACAGGCACGGAATGTTTCTCTGCATCAACTGACGGACAG GTTCTGTGGTGGGATACACGTAAACTTGGCGAGCCCACAGAGAAACTGGTGATGGATCCAAACAAGAAAGGCAACATGGAGAACGCACAGGGAGTCATATCTCTGGAATATGAACCTACTGTT CCGACAAAGTTCATGGTGGGCACTGAGCAAGGAACAATCATCTCCTGCAACCGAAAAGCCAAGACGCCTGCCGAGAAAATTGTGGCCATCTACAAAGAGCACATCGGACCCGTCTACTGTCTCCAGAGAAATCCTTTCTTTCCAAAGAACTTCCTGACAGTAGGAGACTGGACAGCTAGG atatgGTCAGAAGATGTAAGGGACTCCTCTATTATGTGGACCAA GTACCACATGTCGTACATGACTGATGGTTGCTGGAGTCCTGTCAGACCAGCCGTGTTCTTCACAACTAAGATGGACGGAACCCTGGATGTATGGGATTATCTTTTTAAACAGAACGACCCAACACTCAGCCTCCAG GTGTGCGATGAAGCCCTTCACAGTTTAAGGGTCCAGGACCAGGGCCACCTGATTGCCACCGGTTCCCACACCGGTACCACCACCCTCCTGGAGCTGTCCAGTAGTCTGTGCACCATGCAGCGCAATGAGAAAGCATTGGTGACCGCCATGTTTGATCGGGAGACCAAACGAGAGAAGATTCTAGAGTCGAGACAGAGAGAGCTGAGACTGAAGAGAGCTGGTACAAGTGCAGCTGGCAATGAG GATGACGAAGCCAACAATGATGAGGAAGAGGACCTTGTGGAGTCAGCAGAGAAAGATTTCTTCTACATGATCAATGCTGATAAGAAGAAGCAAGAGGCAAAGAACGCCAAAGCAAACCAGGCTAACAAAGATGTTGAT aATACCATCATTGAAGAAAATGGGGATGAAGACGGAGAGAAGAAAGACACAGAGAACGGCGAAAAGGAGGACAAAGAATGA